One genomic window of Streptomonospora nanhaiensis includes the following:
- a CDS encoding MFS transporter has translation MPLYPVYALLFADTGLSTAQIAGLFALWSATGIVLEVPSGVLADMVSRRRMLTVAPLLTGAGFALWTLAPGYPAFALGFVLWGVGGALHSGTLQALVYTELTRVDPSRAGAAPPPGAPAGASGDAPAEPSEWVSTTYARLIGRSRAASAVAILLATALAAPVTALGGYAAAGALSVLAAAACALVGRTFPEHDRPAGSGAGRGSGVRAVLAEVRRAAGAARGVLVEGLGEVGRSAALRRALLLLSVLLAALSLDEFVPLLVRGTGVPTDLVPLYLLPFTAASVAGGWLAGRGGRWTLPVLAATAACQIAGALSGHPAGLLLVAAAFGAAEWAVASAESRLQDGIGDRARATVTSLSGFGGETATVGVFAAYGLGSVWLGAGPLFALAALPYLAVALTLRRRPVGPGR, from the coding sequence GTGCCGCTCTACCCGGTCTACGCGCTGCTGTTCGCCGACACCGGGCTGAGCACCGCCCAGATCGCCGGCCTGTTCGCGCTGTGGTCGGCCACCGGCATCGTGCTTGAGGTGCCCTCGGGCGTGCTCGCCGACATGGTCTCGCGGCGCCGCATGCTCACGGTGGCGCCGCTGCTCACCGGCGCCGGGTTCGCCCTGTGGACCCTCGCGCCCGGCTACCCGGCCTTCGCGCTGGGCTTCGTGCTCTGGGGCGTGGGCGGCGCGCTGCACTCGGGCACCCTCCAGGCGCTGGTCTACACCGAGCTCACCCGCGTCGACCCCTCCCGCGCGGGCGCCGCCCCGCCGCCCGGCGCGCCCGCGGGCGCCTCCGGCGATGCGCCCGCGGAGCCGTCGGAGTGGGTGTCCACCACCTACGCCCGGCTGATCGGGCGCTCCCGTGCGGCGTCGGCCGTGGCGATCCTGCTCGCCACGGCCCTGGCCGCGCCGGTCACGGCGCTCGGCGGCTACGCGGCCGCGGGCGCGCTGAGCGTCCTGGCGGCCGCGGCCTGCGCGCTGGTGGGCCGTACGTTCCCCGAGCACGACCGGCCGGCCGGGAGCGGTGCCGGGCGCGGGAGCGGGGTCCGCGCCGTCCTCGCCGAAGTGCGCCGGGCCGCCGGCGCGGCGCGCGGGGTGCTCGTTGAGGGCTTGGGCGAGGTCGGCCGCTCGGCGGCGCTGCGCCGCGCCCTCCTCCTGCTGTCGGTGCTGCTGGCGGCCCTGTCCCTGGACGAGTTCGTCCCGCTGCTGGTGCGCGGCACGGGCGTGCCCACCGACCTGGTGCCGCTGTACCTGCTGCCCTTCACGGCGGCCTCGGTGGCGGGCGGCTGGCTGGCCGGGCGCGGCGGGCGGTGGACGCTGCCGGTGCTGGCCGCGACCGCGGCCTGCCAGATCGCCGGCGCGCTGAGCGGGCACCCCGCCGGGCTGCTGCTGGTGGCCGCCGCCTTCGGCGCGGCCGAGTGGGCCGTGGCCTCCGCCGAGTCCCGGCTGCAGGACGGAATCGGCGACCGCGCCCGCGCGACGGTGACCTCGCTGTCGGGGTTCGGCGGCGAGACCGCCACCGTGGGCGTGTTCGCCGCCTACGGGCTGGGGTCGGTGTGGCTGGGGGCGGGACCGCTGTTCGCGCTGGCGGCGCTGCCCTACCTGGCCGTGGCGCTGACCCTGCGGAGGCGGCCTGTCGGACCCGGGCGGTAG
- a CDS encoding PIG-L deacetylase family protein has translation MAHPDDVDFGCAGTVAVWTRAGVEVTYLLVTAGEAGGDTRTLDSDAMAELRRAEQRKAAAAVGVDDVRFLTGYADGRVVPSLELRRDIARVIRQVRPDRVLIPSPERDWKRIPPSHPDHLATGEAAINAVYPDARNPHAHPELLRDEGLEPWTVPEVWLVHGPDCDVYVDITDVFDRKMAALACHASQIEDPDSLADALRPWLTANAEAGGLPEGRLAESFQTVDTR, from the coding sequence ATGGCGCACCCCGACGACGTCGACTTCGGCTGTGCGGGCACGGTCGCGGTCTGGACCCGGGCCGGTGTGGAGGTCACCTACCTGCTGGTCACCGCCGGCGAGGCGGGCGGCGACACCCGCACCCTCGACTCCGACGCCATGGCCGAACTCCGCCGCGCCGAGCAGCGCAAGGCCGCGGCCGCCGTGGGGGTGGACGATGTCCGCTTCCTCACCGGCTACGCCGACGGCCGGGTCGTGCCCAGCCTGGAGCTGCGGCGCGACATCGCCCGCGTCATCCGCCAGGTGCGGCCCGACCGCGTGCTGATCCCCAGTCCCGAACGCGACTGGAAGCGCATCCCCCCCAGCCACCCCGACCACCTCGCCACGGGCGAGGCCGCCATCAACGCCGTCTACCCCGACGCCCGCAACCCCCACGCCCATCCCGAGCTGCTGCGCGACGAAGGGCTGGAGCCCTGGACCGTCCCCGAGGTCTGGCTGGTGCACGGCCCCGACTGCGACGTCTACGTCGACATCACCGACGTGTTCGACCGCAAGATGGCGGCGCTGGCCTGCCACGCCAGCCAGATCGAGGACCCCGACTCCCTGGCCGACGCCCTGCGGCCGTGGCTCACCGCCAACGCCGAGGCCGGCGGGCTGCCCGAGGGCCGGCTGGCGGAGTCCTTCCAAACCGTCGACACGCGTTAG
- a CDS encoding YbhB/YbcL family Raf kinase inhibitor-like protein, translating to MAQPPSPYEFLPALPSFSLRSDDVADGQTLPTPQVSGIMGAGGEDVSPHLAWSGFPEDTRSFAVTCFDPDAPTASGFWHWAVCDIPVSVTELPAGAGGESGQGLPSGAVTLRNDAGGRRYVGAAPPPGHGPHRYMFAVHAVGVDSLGIDETATPAFLGFNLFSHAVGRAVVAPVYEQK from the coding sequence GTGGCACAGCCGCCATCCCCGTACGAGTTCCTGCCCGCCCTTCCGTCCTTCAGCCTGCGCAGCGACGACGTCGCCGACGGCCAGACCCTGCCCACGCCGCAGGTCAGCGGCATCATGGGCGCCGGCGGCGAGGACGTGTCGCCGCACCTGGCCTGGAGCGGGTTCCCCGAGGACACCCGGAGCTTCGCCGTGACCTGCTTCGACCCCGACGCGCCCACGGCCAGCGGGTTCTGGCACTGGGCGGTGTGCGACATCCCCGTGTCGGTCACCGAGCTGCCGGCGGGCGCGGGCGGGGAGTCGGGCCAGGGCCTGCCCTCCGGTGCCGTCACGCTGCGCAACGACGCCGGGGGCAGGCGCTACGTCGGCGCCGCCCCGCCGCCCGGGCACGGGCCGCACCGCTACATGTTCGCCGTGCACGCCGTCGGCGTGGATTCGCTGGGCATCGACGAGACCGCAACGCCCGCCTTCCTGGGGTTCAACCTGTTCTCCCACGCCGTCGGGCGGGCGGTCGTCGCGCCGGTCTACGAGCAGAAGTAG
- a CDS encoding HAD family hydrolase, with amino-acid sequence MAAAGHGVEAVVFDYGEVISLPPSAEDRTALERLAGGSAEEFWSAYWAERRAYDAGISGDEYWRRVADRLGAAWDSAARQALWAVDVGSWLHVRPESTALLERLADRGVRLALLSNAPFDIAGALRHSPVLARFEELFFSADLGRCKPDPQVYRHILDRLGTPPERTAFVDDREENILAAKELGIVAHHYAGTADLEAFLADLVGSPA; translated from the coding sequence ATGGCAGCCGCCGGACACGGTGTCGAGGCGGTCGTCTTCGACTACGGCGAGGTCATCTCCCTGCCGCCTTCGGCCGAGGACCGCACCGCGCTGGAGCGGCTGGCCGGCGGGTCCGCCGAGGAGTTCTGGTCGGCCTACTGGGCGGAGCGGCGCGCCTACGACGCCGGGATCAGCGGCGACGAGTACTGGCGGCGGGTCGCCGACCGCCTCGGCGCCGCCTGGGACTCCGCGGCCCGGCAGGCCCTGTGGGCGGTGGACGTGGGGTCCTGGCTGCACGTGCGGCCCGAGAGCACCGCCCTGCTGGAGCGGCTGGCCGACCGCGGCGTGCGGCTGGCCCTGCTGTCCAACGCCCCCTTCGACATCGCCGGCGCGCTGCGGCACTCACCGGTGCTGGCGCGGTTCGAGGAGCTGTTCTTCAGCGCCGACCTCGGCCGGTGCAAACCCGACCCCCAGGTGTACCGGCACATCCTCGACCGGCTGGGCACCCCGCCCGAGCGCACGGCGTTCGTGGACGACCGCGAGGAGAACATCCTGGCGGCCAAGGAGCTGGGGATCGTGGCGCACCACTACGCGGGCACGGCCGACCTGGAGGCGTTCCTGGCCGACCTCGTCGGCTCGCCCGCCTAG
- a CDS encoding ATP-grasp domain-containing protein, with translation MVTTAGSAPTAGTVQHLRGLGYRVVATDIDPSAPGLYLADRAYLVPPGGSEAFVPEIRGICLKEDAVAVVPLVDEELAPVAALADDGIAVLLPRPEFVAVCLDKFALMRRLAAAGLPVPRTALAAQWSGDPRPPLVVKPRTGRGSRGVTLSASAEELNRLLATGAGAGDRLVVQERIPGPEYTVSVVVWRDGEVQAVVPKEVILKQGVTRFAVTRRHERIAEVCRAVQRELRADGPFNVQLALDDRGEPRIFEINPRFSSTAPLTAAAGVDEIGGLLRQAVAGGPRLTDDWRAGVVMVRRTADEFLEESRFAEYGLDPAAGIPGAGPALGAGRR, from the coding sequence GTGGTCACCACGGCGGGCTCGGCCCCCACCGCCGGAACCGTCCAGCACCTGCGCGGGCTGGGCTACCGCGTCGTCGCCACCGACATCGACCCCAGCGCCCCCGGGCTCTACCTGGCCGACCGCGCCTACCTGGTGCCGCCCGGCGGCAGCGAGGCGTTCGTGCCGGAGATCCGCGGCATCTGCCTCAAGGAGGACGCGGTGGCGGTGGTGCCGCTGGTGGACGAGGAGCTGGCGCCGGTCGCCGCGCTCGCCGACGACGGGATCGCCGTGCTGCTGCCGCGCCCGGAGTTCGTGGCGGTCTGCCTGGACAAGTTCGCGCTCATGCGCCGGCTGGCGGCCGCCGGGCTGCCGGTGCCGCGCACCGCGCTGGCCGCCCAGTGGTCGGGCGATCCCCGGCCGCCGCTGGTCGTCAAGCCGCGCACCGGGCGGGGCAGCCGCGGGGTCACCCTGTCGGCCTCCGCTGAGGAGCTGAACCGGCTGCTGGCCACCGGCGCCGGCGCGGGCGACCGGCTCGTGGTGCAGGAGCGGATCCCCGGCCCGGAGTACACGGTCTCGGTGGTGGTGTGGCGCGACGGCGAGGTGCAGGCGGTGGTGCCCAAGGAGGTCATCCTCAAGCAGGGCGTGACCCGGTTCGCCGTCACCCGCCGCCACGAGCGGATCGCCGAGGTCTGCCGCGCGGTGCAGCGGGAGCTGCGCGCCGACGGTCCGTTCAACGTGCAGCTGGCCCTGGACGATCGGGGGGAGCCGCGCATCTTCGAGATCAACCCGCGCTTCTCCTCCACCGCGCCGCTGACCGCGGCCGCCGGGGTGGACGAGATCGGCGGGCTGCTGCGCCAGGCCGTGGCGGGCGGCCCGCGCCTGACCGACGACTGGCGTGCGGGCGTGGTGATGGTCCGGCGCACGGCCGACGAGTTCCTGGAGGAGTCCCGCTTCGCCGAGTACGGCCTGGACCCGGCCGCGGGGATCCCCGGGGCCGGCCCGGCCCTTGGGGCGGGCCGCCGGTGA
- a CDS encoding inositol monophosphatase family protein translates to MLPGAAGAVGEVGALLRAWRADTRATSGRWEGAQFKARADAMAHEALAARLRRVAPGVPVLSEEDPAGLRGPRPNLYWLIDPIDGTASYAHGYPGYVTQAALVAAARPVLAAVCAPEWKVRFTALRGRGAFAEGGAAGARARLAAAPHPGPGAGVLTDNTPRPTGIARAAYNRFGCSGYLESGSLALKLCRIAEGRAHLFVKDVPVRDWDVAAPGLVLEEAGGALRRLDGTLFNFTGSFEHTGLIGAADPGLCAAVAEWHRPG, encoded by the coding sequence CTGCTGCCCGGCGCCGCCGGCGCCGTGGGCGAGGTCGGCGCGCTGCTGCGGGCGTGGCGGGCCGACACCCGCGCCACCTCCGGCCGCTGGGAGGGCGCCCAGTTCAAGGCGCGGGCCGACGCCATGGCGCACGAGGCGCTGGCCGCCCGGCTGCGGCGCGTCGCCCCCGGGGTGCCCGTGCTCAGCGAGGAGGACCCCGCCGGGCTGCGCGGGCCCCGCCCCAACCTGTACTGGCTCATCGACCCGATCGACGGCACCGCCAGCTACGCGCACGGATACCCCGGCTACGTCACCCAGGCCGCGCTGGTGGCGGCCGCCCGCCCGGTCCTGGCCGCCGTGTGCGCGCCCGAGTGGAAGGTCCGCTTCACCGCCCTGCGCGGTCGCGGCGCCTTCGCCGAAGGCGGCGCCGCGGGCGCCCGCGCGCGGCTGGCCGCCGCGCCGCACCCCGGCCCCGGGGCGGGCGTGCTCACCGACAACACGCCGCGGCCGACCGGTATCGCGCGCGCCGCCTACAACCGCTTCGGCTGCTCGGGCTACCTGGAGTCGGGCAGCCTGGCGCTCAAGCTGTGCCGGATCGCCGAGGGGCGGGCGCACCTGTTCGTCAAGGACGTGCCTGTCCGCGACTGGGACGTCGCCGCGCCGGGCCTCGTGCTGGAGGAGGCGGGCGGAGCGCTGCGCCGGCTCGACGGCACCTTGTTCAACTTCACCGGCTCCTTCGAGCACACCGGGCTGATCGGCGCCGCCGACCCCGGCCTGTGCGCCGCCGTCGCGGAGTGGCACCGGCCCGGGTGA
- a CDS encoding DUF1707 SHOCT-like domain-containing protein: MSADLTPHSGLRASDADRDRVAQHLATALSEGRLDLAEYEQRLDTAMGAVTIGDLVPLTADLPAPQDPAGTPASDDGPVDLAETGAKAARGRRRGKGGKGMVEEWRSWGGGAVIMTGIWLVTSIASGEMQPYWPLIPLGIWAAVLVASLIFPEKD; the protein is encoded by the coding sequence TTGAGTGCCGACCTGACACCGCACAGCGGGCTCCGCGCGTCGGACGCCGACCGGGACCGGGTCGCTCAGCACCTCGCGACCGCGCTCTCCGAGGGCCGCCTGGACCTCGCGGAGTACGAGCAGCGACTGGACACCGCCATGGGCGCGGTCACCATCGGCGACCTCGTCCCGCTCACCGCCGACCTGCCCGCGCCCCAGGACCCCGCCGGGACGCCCGCGTCCGACGACGGCCCCGTGGACCTCGCCGAGACCGGCGCCAAGGCCGCCCGCGGCCGCAGGCGCGGCAAGGGCGGCAAGGGCATGGTCGAGGAGTGGCGCTCCTGGGGCGGCGGTGCGGTGATCATGACCGGCATCTGGCTCGTCACCAGCATCGCCTCGGGCGAGATGCAGCCGTACTGGCCGCTGATCCCGCTCGGCATCTGGGCGGCGGTCCTGGTGGCCTCGCTGATCTTCCCCGAGAAGGACTGA
- a CDS encoding DUF1707 SHOCT-like domain-containing protein translates to MRASDADRDACAERLATALSEGRLDLAEYERRLDEAMNAVFIGQLRALTADLPAPAPPAERDDFAPAASSRSALASPWKDWVDEWRWWLGGAVIMTGIWGVTSIMGGDLLPYWPLVPLGIWAAILVAAAIWPDESSGSRR, encoded by the coding sequence ATGCGTGCTTCGGACGCTGACCGGGATGCCTGCGCCGAACGCCTCGCCACCGCTCTGTCGGAGGGCCGCCTGGACCTCGCCGAGTACGAGCGCCGCCTGGACGAGGCGATGAACGCGGTGTTCATCGGCCAGTTGCGCGCGCTGACGGCCGACCTCCCCGCGCCCGCGCCGCCCGCCGAACGCGACGACTTCGCGCCGGCCGCGTCGTCCCGCTCCGCCCTGGCATCGCCGTGGAAGGACTGGGTAGACGAATGGCGGTGGTGGCTGGGCGGCGCGGTCATCATGACCGGCATCTGGGGTGTCACCAGCATCATGGGGGGCGACCTGCTGCCCTACTGGCCGCTGGTGCCGCTGGGTATCTGGGCGGCGATCCTGGTCGCCGCCGCCATCTGGCCCGACGAAAGCTCCGGCTCCCGCAGGTGA
- a CDS encoding DUF1707 SHOCT-like domain-containing protein has protein sequence MDDQKLPPDRMRASDADRDACAERLARGLQEGRLDLAEYQERLGLAMRAKVMGDLWPLTADLPEPPAVPEPAAEIPPAPGARAGQPEWRDRLEPWRGLAAISVILIGIWGVTSIIAAEPLLFWPMIPIGFMFLFTLAGAIAGTPTDRPGGDSRGP, from the coding sequence ATGGACGACCAGAAGCTGCCCCCGGACCGGATGCGGGCGTCCGACGCCGACCGCGACGCCTGCGCCGAGCGCCTGGCCCGCGGCCTCCAAGAGGGCCGGCTGGACCTCGCGGAGTACCAGGAGCGCCTCGGCCTGGCCATGCGCGCCAAGGTCATGGGGGACCTGTGGCCGCTGACCGCCGACCTTCCCGAACCGCCCGCCGTGCCCGAGCCCGCGGCGGAGATCCCCCCGGCCCCCGGCGCCCGAGCGGGCCAGCCCGAGTGGCGCGACCGCCTGGAGCCGTGGCGCGGCCTGGCCGCGATCTCGGTGATCCTGATCGGCATCTGGGGAGTCACCAGCATCATCGCGGCCGAGCCGCTGCTGTTCTGGCCGATGATCCCGATCGGCTTCATGTTCCTGTTCACCCTGGCCGGGGCGATCGCCGGCACCCCCACCGACCGCCCCGGCGGCGACAGCCGCGGCCCCTAG
- a CDS encoding CHAT domain-containing protein produces MAPGRLDDVRTPVTLVARDPVAALRRGEEVLDTAPEPLERSTALRLLGMAHRELGRWRSARRLLTQAAAVAARAGLDESAAHARASRLGLLMMRDGPGAVGGALGRLAGAAPSARALVLAHQGVGAAQQGRFESAVAAFDSALARADSDLDRHLLPGMLSNRGLALMYTGRLDDAAADLHSALRRTQGAGMACLRGVALQNLGCVEFRRGDFAAAAAHFAAADRLVPAARRPALRLDHVDALLAGGMSAEAGRLLAELADPEGPDRAEADIAIARLLAAKVLLGRGDHDSAYRQARRVRRAAARTSLWARLAALIEWSARCAATPGPTAGRSGRPARPGPRAGQRTPSFPDLPGSALAALPDWAAGLPAGTDETAGALARCVPTTPLGPLSLSLPAPLPSAALRALADGDHTRARRALLGRTGGAPSPGLRHLELLAHHRSHHREAAAAGARVALRGGDAALALDWIEHRHALDRAPGPCRDTAWLRLLDRCRLAHARALRGDPDARQRFADLAARLTTAQWHPGCAAPHGHTLPRHGPAAAELAERLGARAFVCYAPAPGFDAAITVVDGRARLHPLAPAGEIEAAVAGLVAAARARLLGAPPGAAPRLVDGAAEAPGVLGGAEVATAAARVDRLLFAPVADTVGDRPMVVAPAPAMQALPWGLLPGLRGREVSVVPSGRAWLAARDTARSGPPGPAGGTVRRPGGPPGTARVLLAAGRDPEGAATEVRALGRLYPHALQVTGARADVGTVLAELDGADLAHLAAHGLACAQAPMLSGLVLEDASLFAYDLECLHHVPRTTVLSACWVGGSVPAPWGTPLGMAASLLSRGGAVVVASVLPISDRGVAEAMVGFHSALAGGATPARAVADHLAGAGFLCYGAG; encoded by the coding sequence ATGGCCCCAGGGCGGCTTGACGACGTCCGCACCCCGGTCACCCTCGTTGCCCGCGACCCCGTCGCCGCGCTTAGGCGCGGCGAGGAGGTCCTCGACACCGCGCCCGAGCCCCTGGAGCGCTCGACCGCCCTGCGCCTGCTGGGCATGGCCCACCGCGAACTCGGGCGGTGGCGCAGTGCCCGGCGGCTGCTCACCCAGGCGGCGGCCGTGGCGGCGCGCGCGGGCCTGGACGAGTCCGCGGCGCACGCCCGCGCCTCGCGCCTGGGTCTGCTCATGATGCGCGACGGCCCCGGCGCGGTCGGTGGCGCGCTGGGCCGCCTGGCCGGCGCCGCCCCTTCGGCCCGGGCCCTCGTGCTGGCGCACCAGGGTGTCGGCGCCGCCCAGCAGGGGCGGTTCGAGTCCGCCGTCGCCGCCTTCGACTCCGCCCTCGCCCGCGCCGACTCCGATCTCGATCGCCACCTGCTGCCCGGCATGCTGAGCAACCGGGGTCTGGCGCTGATGTACACCGGGCGGCTCGACGACGCGGCCGCCGACCTCCACTCCGCCCTGCGCCGCACCCAGGGCGCGGGCATGGCCTGCCTGCGCGGCGTCGCCCTGCAGAACCTCGGCTGCGTGGAGTTCCGGCGCGGCGACTTCGCCGCTGCGGCCGCCCACTTCGCCGCGGCCGACCGCCTGGTGCCCGCGGCGCGGCGCCCGGCCCTGCGGCTCGACCACGTCGACGCCCTGCTGGCGGGCGGCATGTCGGCCGAGGCGGGCCGCCTGCTCGCCGAACTGGCCGATCCCGAGGGCCCCGACCGCGCCGAGGCCGATATCGCCATCGCCCGGCTGCTGGCCGCCAAGGTCCTGCTGGGGCGCGGCGACCACGACTCCGCCTACCGGCAGGCCCGGCGGGTGCGCCGCGCGGCCGCGCGCACCTCGCTGTGGGCCCGGCTGGCGGCCCTGATCGAGTGGTCCGCCCGGTGCGCCGCCACCCCCGGGCCGACCGCGGGGCGGTCCGGGCGGCCGGCGCGTCCGGGGCCGCGCGCCGGGCAGCGCACCCCGTCCTTCCCCGACCTCCCCGGCTCCGCCCTGGCGGCGCTGCCCGACTGGGCCGCCGGGCTGCCCGCCGGCACCGACGAGACCGCGGGCGCCCTCGCCCGGTGCGTGCCCACCACCCCGCTGGGTCCGCTGTCCCTGTCCCTGCCCGCCCCGCTCCCCTCGGCGGCGCTGCGCGCCCTGGCCGACGGCGACCACACGCGCGCCCGCCGCGCGCTCCTCGGCCGCACCGGCGGCGCGCCCTCCCCGGGCCTGCGCCACCTGGAACTTCTGGCCCACCACCGCTCCCACCACCGCGAGGCCGCCGCCGCCGGGGCGCGCGTGGCCCTGCGCGGCGGCGACGCCGCCCTGGCCCTGGACTGGATCGAGCACCGGCACGCCCTCGACCGCGCGCCGGGCCCGTGCCGCGACACCGCCTGGCTGCGGCTGCTCGACCGCTGCCGGCTGGCCCACGCCCGCGCCCTGCGGGGCGACCCCGACGCCCGGCAGCGGTTCGCCGACCTCGCCGCCCGCCTCACCACGGCGCAGTGGCACCCCGGGTGCGCCGCCCCGCACGGCCACACCCTCCCCCGGCACGGCCCGGCCGCCGCCGAACTCGCCGAGCGGCTGGGGGCGCGGGCGTTCGTCTGCTACGCGCCGGCCCCCGGGTTCGACGCCGCGATCACCGTGGTCGACGGCCGCGCCCGCCTCCATCCCCTCGCGCCCGCGGGCGAGATCGAGGCCGCGGTCGCCGGTCTCGTCGCCGCCGCCCGCGCGCGACTCCTCGGCGCGCCGCCGGGGGCGGCGCCGCGCCTGGTCGACGGCGCCGCCGAGGCCCCCGGCGTCCTCGGCGGCGCCGAGGTCGCCACGGCGGCGGCCCGCGTCGACCGGCTGCTGTTCGCTCCCGTCGCCGACACGGTGGGCGACCGCCCGATGGTGGTCGCCCCGGCGCCCGCCATGCAGGCGCTGCCGTGGGGGCTGCTGCCCGGGCTGCGCGGCCGCGAGGTCAGCGTGGTCCCCTCCGGGCGCGCGTGGCTCGCCGCCCGGGACACCGCGCGGTCGGGCCCGCCCGGTCCGGCCGGCGGCACGGTGCGGCGGCCCGGCGGGCCGCCGGGCACGGCGCGGGTGCTGCTGGCCGCCGGACGCGATCCCGAGGGCGCGGCCACCGAGGTCCGGGCACTGGGGCGGCTGTACCCGCACGCCCTCCAGGTCACCGGCGCGCGGGCCGACGTCGGCACGGTGCTGGCCGAACTCGACGGCGCCGACCTCGCGCACCTGGCCGCGCACGGCCTGGCGTGCGCGCAGGCCCCGATGCTCTCCGGGCTGGTGCTGGAGGACGCCTCGCTCTTCGCCTACGACCTGGAGTGCCTGCACCACGTGCCGCGGACCACGGTCCTGTCGGCGTGCTGGGTCGGCGGCTCGGTGCCCGCGCCGTGGGGCACGCCGCTGGGCATGGCGGCGTCGCTGCTGTCGCGCGGGGGCGCGGTGGTGGTGGCCTCGGTGCTGCCGATCAGCGACCGCGGAGTGGCCGAGGCCATGGTCGGCTTCCACTCCGCCCTCGCGGGCGGCGCCACCCCGGCCCGCGCGGTCGCCGACCACCTCGCCGGGGCCGGGTTCCTGTGCTACGGCGCCGGCTGA
- a CDS encoding RNA polymerase sigma factor, with protein MADQPYAEVSTSELVALARGDDPAAWEALLDRFGGLVGSIVRGYGLSVHDAQDAEQTVWFNLAQHLSTLHTPERVGAWLATSAHNACRRQHRIARRTAPRDPALLDLADPRSPEAIHLAAERGDMVRQAIAALREPDRTIAYLELEEPRSPARTVAARTGLRPEEVPAARRRVRRRLQRLLGEANEEKGPQHDP; from the coding sequence GTGGCTGACCAGCCCTATGCGGAGGTCTCGACGAGCGAGCTGGTGGCGCTCGCCCGGGGCGACGACCCCGCCGCGTGGGAGGCGCTCCTCGACCGCTTCGGCGGCCTCGTCGGCTCTATCGTGCGCGGCTACGGGCTGTCCGTGCACGACGCCCAGGACGCCGAGCAGACCGTGTGGTTCAACCTGGCCCAGCACCTGTCCACCCTCCACACACCCGAGCGCGTGGGCGCGTGGCTGGCCACCTCCGCGCACAACGCGTGCCGCCGCCAGCACCGGATCGCCCGGCGCACGGCGCCCCGCGACCCCGCTCTGCTGGACCTCGCCGACCCGCGCAGCCCCGAGGCGATCCACCTCGCGGCCGAACGCGGCGACATGGTGCGGCAGGCGATCGCGGCGCTGCGCGAGCCCGACCGCACGATCGCCTACCTGGAACTGGAGGAGCCGCGCTCGCCGGCCCGCACGGTGGCCGCGCGCACGGGGCTGCGCCCCGAGGAGGTCCCGGCGGCCCGCCGCCGCGTGCGGCGGCGCCTGCAGCGCCTGCTCGGCGAAGCCAACGAGGAGAAAGGCCCGCAGCATGACCCGTGA
- a CDS encoding DUF3145 domain-containing protein, whose translation MSARGVLYVHSAPAALCPHVEWAVAGVVGVPVKLDWGAQPAAPGAHRAELNWQGAPGTSGAIASALNGWQRLRFEVTEEPTPGCDGVRYSYTPTLGIFTAVTSASGEVLVSEARLRNAVERAAAQEDIDLAAELDRLTGREWDEELEPFRYAGDGAPVRWLHAAG comes from the coding sequence GTGTCCGCACGTGGCGTCTTGTACGTCCACTCCGCGCCCGCGGCGCTGTGCCCACACGTCGAGTGGGCGGTCGCGGGTGTGGTTGGCGTGCCTGTGAAACTCGACTGGGGTGCCCAGCCCGCGGCTCCCGGCGCTCATCGCGCCGAGCTGAACTGGCAGGGCGCGCCGGGCACTTCCGGTGCCATCGCATCGGCGCTCAACGGCTGGCAGCGGCTGCGCTTCGAGGTCACCGAGGAGCCCACCCCCGGTTGCGACGGCGTGCGCTACAGCTACACGCCCACACTCGGCATCTTCACCGCGGTCACCAGCGCCTCCGGCGAGGTGCTGGTCTCCGAGGCCCGGCTGCGCAACGCCGTGGAGCGCGCCGCCGCCCAGGAGGACATCGACCTCGCGGCCGAGCTGGACCGCCTCACCGGGCGCGAGTGGGACGAGGAGCTGGAGCCCTTCCGCTACGCCGGCGACGGCGCCCCCGTCCGCTGGCTGCACGCGGCCGGGTAG